The DNA segment AATGAGATGACTGAGGTGTTACAGGAATCAGTTCGATTACAGATGGTTAGTGATGTGCCGTTAGGTGCTTTTTTAAGCGGCGGTGTCGATTCATCATTGCTGGTTGCCATGATGGCGCGCGAGGTCAGGCACAAAATCAAGACGTTTTCAGTTGGCTTTGAGAGCGAAGGAAGTTCATTTGACGAAAGCGATGAAGCAGAGAAGACGGCGCGATTTATTGGCACCGAGCACACCCGCGTTCTGGTTCGTGGCTCTGAAGTGCGGGATCGAATCGAACATCTGGCATTTGGACTTGACCAACCATCGGTTGATGGAGCCAATACCTATTTTGTGTCAATGGCGGCACGCCAAGCCGTGACGGTAGCCATTTCGGGCAACGGTGGAGATGAACTGTTTGCCGGTTACCCCTGGTTTATCTTTATGGTTGCCGACCAACTCCGACGTCAGGCAAAGCCCTTCAATTCAATTGCCAGATCGGGCATCTCGGCAATCGCCGGCAATCACCTGTTTAACTCTTCGCTGGCGCTTCCGTTCGGTCAAACTATTTTGCGAGCCAGAAACCTTTCGGGGTTTGTTACGAGATATGGCAATACCTATCAAATATTCGGAGCCGCAGGCGCAGCGAAATTATTAGCGCCCGATTTGCGGAGAACGGCGCAGGCAGGACGCCCGTTGTATGACGATTTAATAGCGATTGATGAAGTGCCTGACGGTTCGACGATTCAGCGGGTGACAGGACTTTGTTTGCGCGGTTATAACAGCAATCAACTGTTGCGCGACAGCGATGCGGTTTCAATGATTCACTCGCTGGAAGTGCGCGTGCCTTTCCTTGACCCGGTGGTTGCCGATGCCGCACTTTCTTTGCCGGATGAGGCAAAATTGGCGAAATCCGAAAATCTTCCTCAAACCTATACTTACAGAGACAGCGGCGCAAAACGTATTTTGTTAGATATTGGCAAGCGCTTTCTACCGGAAAATTTTGACCTGCAACCCAAACGAGGTTTCGCCATGCCCTTTGAGCATTGGTTGAAAGCGCCGTTGCGCGAGGTTTTGTTTGATGCGCTCTCTGATGCTCAGGTGCGAAAACGCGGATTATTGAACCCGCAAGCCGTGCAGGAGGTGAAGAACGCGGTTCAACAAGAAAAATTTTTCTGGGCGCAGCCGTGGCTGTTGATGATGCTTGAACTATGGTGTTGCCAGGTGCTCGATAAGGTTCAACCGGTTCGTGTGGATTCTCCTGCCTATCTCTCTAATGGTCGGGCAACTGTCGGATAAAGACATGAGTGAAAAATTTGCAGCGAGCATTATCGTGCCGACCAAAAATCGAGCGGATTTATTGAAGCGATTTTTGCCTGCCTTTGCCGAACAGGAGACCGAAGTTCCTTATGAAGTGATTATTGTCAATAACCATTCTACCGACGCGACCGCAGCGGTTGTTCTTGAAGCGACGAAGCGCTGGTCGCATATTAGAACGATTGAAGAACAACGATCCGGCGGCGCGCGTTGCCGCCA comes from the Acidobacteriota bacterium genome and includes:
- the asnB gene encoding asparagine synthase (glutamine-hydrolyzing), giving the protein MCGICGIWGKDDPHTVRAMVDAMYHRGPDDFGIYHDSAITLGMTRLAIIDTGASGHQPMSNHDETVWMVYNGEVYNFQSERAILEAKGYSFRSRSDTEVVLRMYEHYGDDFLLRLRGMFALAIYDKRRGRGLERLLLARDHFGIKPLLVARAGNQVVFASEIKTLLASGLVPPEIDPVALRLLLTYGSVYQPHTILKGVKMLLPAHRMIIARGRERIERYWSLDASRRPEFQTASYDELVNEMTEVLQESVRLQMVSDVPLGAFLSGGVDSSLLVAMMAREVRHKIKTFSVGFESEGSSFDESDEAEKTARFIGTEHTRVLVRGSEVRDRIEHLAFGLDQPSVDGANTYFVSMAARQAVTVAISGNGGDELFAGYPWFIFMVADQLRRQAKPFNSIARSGISAIAGNHLFNSSLALPFGQTILRARNLSGFVTRYGNTYQIFGAAGAAKLLAPDLRRTAQAGRPLYDDLIAIDEVPDGSTIQRVTGLCLRGYNSNQLLRDSDAVSMIHSLEVRVPFLDPVVADAALSLPDEAKLAKSENLPQTYTYRDSGAKRILLDIGKRFLPENFDLQPKRGFAMPFEHWLKAPLREVLFDALSDAQVRKRGLLNPQAVQEVKNAVQQEKFFWAQPWLLMMLELWCCQVLDKVQPVRVDSPAYLSNGRATVG